From Lolium perenne isolate Kyuss_39 chromosome 5, Kyuss_2.0, whole genome shotgun sequence, a single genomic window includes:
- the LOC127302247 gene encoding quinone-oxidoreductase QR1, chloroplastic-like, with the protein MSSPSSSRIMRAVQYHKYGGGAEGLKHVEVPVPSPKKGELLVRVEAASINPLDWRFQKGVGRPFLPSKFPFTPVCELAGEVVELGAGVSGFRPGDKIIAVNFPGSGGLAEYAVVSASNAALRPPEVSAVEGACIPIAAATALMALRTAGVGLDAGDGPAKNVLVTAASGGVGTFAVQLASLAGHHHVTATCGARNLDLVRGLGADEALDYCTSEGTALRGPSGRKHDAVVHCAEGFPWSAFKPALADAGGVVVDLTPRIASVAVAVLHWLCFSKKRLVPLIVSTKKQDMDALLGLVVQGKIRAVVDSRYPLSRAREGWAKSMSGHATGKIIVDMVKDAE; encoded by the exons ATGTCTTCACCATCTTCTTCGAGGATAATGAGGGCCGTACAGTACCACAAATACGGCGGAGGAGCCGAGGGCCTCAAGCACGTGGAGGTGCcggtgccgtctccgaagaaaggCGAGCTGCTGGTTCGGGTGGAGGCCGCCAGCATCAACCCGCTGGACTGGAGGTTCCAGAAGGGCGTCGGGCGGCCCTTCCTGCCCAGCAAGTTCCCCTTCACCCCGGTCTGCGAGCTCGCTGGCGAGGTAGTGGAGTTGGGCGCTGGGGTGAGCGGCTTCAGGCCAGGCGATAAAATCATCGCCGTCAACTTTCCG GGTAGCGGCGGCCTGGCCGAGTACGCCGTGGTGTCAGCATCGAATGCGGCGTTGAGGCCGCCGGAAGTGTCGGCAGTTGAAGGCGCGTGCATTCCTATCGCGGCAGCCACCGCGCTCATGGCGCTCAGGACGGCCGGGGTCGGCCTCGACGCCGGCGACGGCCCCGCAAAGAACGTGCTGGTCACCGCGGCCTCCGGCGGCGTCGGCACATTCGCCGTGCAGCTGGCTAGCCTCGCGGGACACCACCACGTCACGGCTACCTGTGGCGCGCGCAACCTGGACCTCGTTCGGGGCCTCGGCGCCGACGAGGCGCTAGACTACTGCACCTCGGAGGGCACCGCGCTGCGTGGGCCGTCCGGACGGAAGCACGATGCGGTGGTGCACTGCGCGGAGGGGTTCCCGTGGTCGGCGTTCAAGCCGGCGCTGGCGGACGCCGGTGGCGTGGTGGTGGACCTCACCCCGCGCATCGCGTCCGTCGCTGTCGCAGTGCTGCACTGGCTGTGCTTCTCGAAGAAGAGGCTTGTGCCGCTGATCGTGTCGACGAAGAAGCAGGACATGGACGCACTGCTGGGATTGGTGGTGCAGGGCAAGATCCGGGCTGTGGTCGACTCGCGTTACCCGCTAAGCA